From Nitrospiraceae bacterium, a single genomic window includes:
- a CDS encoding dihydroorotase, whose translation MTKQTGPSPTSSHLLCIQGGIVIDPGHVNGRADVLIQDGSILEVGFPLTNPLCQDSSVTILNANGWIVAPGLVDLHCHLREPGFEYKETIATGAASAVAGGFTTICCMPNTQPVNDNAAITKFMLAQGQVAGKARVFPIGAITKKSEGEELADIGELVDAGCVAISDDGRPVMNSLVMRRALEYAKAFGIPVVDHCEDLHLTDGGCMNEGMVSTELGMPGIPDASEEVMVARNLALADLTGVHVHLAHLSTARSVELVRHAKGQGLPVSAEVCPHHFSITEEAVRCYNSNAKMNPPLRTDEDVQALKQGLVDGTIDAIATDHAPHALQEKQLEFDTAPFGIVGFETALPLTLRLVHEGVLSLEQALDKLTRSPAQLFHLPVGNLQPGSHADIVVFDPHEEWVVDPTKFFSKSQNTPFGGWTVRGKVKMTLVDGRMVYDAR comes from the coding sequence ATGACCAAACAGACAGGACCGTCTCCTACCTCTTCTCATCTGCTTTGTATCCAAGGTGGAATTGTGATTGACCCCGGCCACGTGAATGGACGGGCCGATGTGCTTATTCAAGATGGAAGTATTCTTGAGGTCGGTTTCCCCCTGACGAATCCCCTTTGTCAGGATTCATCAGTTACAATTCTTAATGCCAATGGCTGGATTGTAGCGCCGGGACTTGTCGATCTGCATTGCCACTTACGGGAACCCGGGTTTGAATACAAAGAAACTATCGCAACCGGCGCGGCCTCGGCTGTGGCAGGAGGATTTACGACCATTTGTTGTATGCCGAATACCCAGCCCGTGAATGATAACGCTGCCATCACCAAATTTATGTTGGCCCAAGGACAAGTGGCCGGCAAAGCCAGGGTGTTCCCGATAGGGGCCATCACCAAAAAATCCGAAGGAGAAGAACTTGCGGATATTGGTGAGCTGGTGGACGCCGGATGCGTGGCCATTTCGGATGACGGGCGTCCCGTGATGAATAGTTTGGTCATGCGGCGGGCCCTGGAGTATGCCAAGGCTTTTGGAATTCCTGTTGTGGACCATTGCGAAGACCTGCATTTAACCGATGGCGGATGCATGAACGAGGGTATGGTATCGACCGAACTTGGAATGCCAGGGATTCCCGATGCCTCAGAAGAGGTGATGGTGGCTCGAAACCTGGCTCTGGCGGATCTTACCGGAGTTCATGTGCATCTGGCCCATTTGAGTACCGCCCGTTCGGTGGAACTGGTCCGTCATGCAAAAGGGCAAGGGTTGCCGGTGAGCGCAGAAGTCTGCCCTCACCACTTCTCCATTACTGAAGAAGCTGTCCGCTGTTATAATTCCAACGCCAAAATGAATCCACCGCTGCGGACGGATGAGGACGTGCAAGCCCTTAAGCAGGGGTTGGTTGATGGAACCATTGATGCCATTGCCACCGACCATGCTCCTCATGCTCTCCAAGAAAAACAATTGGAATTTGATACGGCTCCGTTTGGGATTGTAGGGTTTGAGACCGCTCTTCCCTTAACCCTCCGTCTGGTGCATGAGGGGGTCTTGTCCCTTGAACAGGCGCTTGATAAATTGACCAGATCTCCTGCTCAGCTTTTTCATCTACCTGTTGGAAACCTCCAGCCAGGGTCACATGCCGATATTGTGGTGTTTGATCCTCATGAAGAGTGGGTGGTAGATCCAACTAAATTTTTCTCAAAAAGTCAGAATACGCCATTTG